From the genome of Ectobacillus sp. JY-23, one region includes:
- a CDS encoding EAL domain-containing protein: protein MRQVCDVCQITKRGYRVHITDEVIAQKLAMYFSSFAATDFIHIDTQTMWMEEHIFFDVMDYLGIHGGADAVFAQGQEEAYKPIREFVAEREAAWIDDIIQERRIRTHYQPIVSRQGEVIGHELLSRGVGENDRLIPPFTLFEAARVRNRLFALDRACRLACIQNASGVTDKLLFINFIPTSIYVPEHCLATTIQLIEELNMDPAQIVFEVVETDKVKDIAHLKRILRYYRDHGFKYALDDVGTGYNNIELLEDLRPDIVKLAIEFTNGVSTDLDKQDMAKRVLEAAHGMHALALAEGVEAEEDLAYLQALGYDLFQGYYFAKPQEHPVEEIA from the coding sequence ATGAGACAAGTATGTGACGTCTGCCAGATTACAAAGCGTGGTTATCGCGTACATATAACGGACGAAGTCATAGCTCAAAAGCTAGCTATGTATTTTAGCAGTTTTGCGGCTACTGATTTTATACATATAGATACACAAACAATGTGGATGGAAGAACATATCTTTTTTGATGTCATGGATTATTTAGGCATACACGGCGGCGCTGATGCGGTGTTCGCGCAGGGGCAAGAAGAAGCGTATAAGCCGATTCGTGAATTTGTCGCAGAAAGAGAAGCAGCCTGGATTGATGATATCATTCAAGAGCGCCGCATTCGGACCCATTATCAGCCCATTGTCAGCAGACAGGGAGAGGTTATCGGTCACGAGCTGCTTTCACGAGGTGTCGGAGAGAATGATCGTCTCATCCCGCCATTTACCTTATTTGAAGCGGCGCGTGTGCGCAATCGCCTTTTTGCCTTGGACCGAGCGTGCCGGCTGGCTTGTATTCAAAATGCAAGCGGTGTAACAGACAAACTGTTATTTATTAACTTTATCCCAACATCAATTTACGTACCGGAGCATTGTCTAGCGACAACGATTCAGCTAATTGAAGAATTAAACATGGATCCCGCGCAAATTGTATTTGAGGTCGTTGAGACAGACAAAGTGAAAGACATTGCCCATCTTAAGCGAATTTTACGCTACTACAGAGATCACGGCTTTAAATACGCGCTTGATGACGTAGGCACTGGCTATAACAATATCGAGCTGCTGGAGGATTTGCGGCCAGATATTGTCAAACTAGCAATCGAGTTTACAAACGGCGTCAGCACGGATCTAGACAAGCAGGATATGGCAAAGCGCGTGTTAGAAGCGGCACACGGTATGCATGCTCTCGCTTTAGCAGAAGGGGTAGAAGCAGAGGAGGACCTTGCGTATCTACAAGCACTGGGCTACGACTTGTTTCAAGGCTATTATTTCGCCAAGCCGCAGGAACACCCAGTAGAGGAAATCGCATAA
- a CDS encoding ABC transporter permease: protein MGLPVTFIALAVYWKKRKNDSYDRVLQEVRNEWLLNGYRDQLQEVMTQQFHTKQAFFNQHVSEEKAQQTIKKWTEEEFNRAVFIEAEARLASEGDKRVTFTETFQQLLSNPFFLLVTFIPGLPMYILIFLVSNPYVKYTVERLVMSLFVIFGVSVLVFTLLFLSPFNPAANILGETATKEQIAAFNHLYGLDQSYLSQLWSTVKGIATFDLGLSFAGNEDVTASIAKKFPITLTLAIVSLVMAVLIAIPIGILAATRPNSFFDYAFMFVALLGLSIPNFWQGLIFILNFSIKLQWLPATFDPENWLSVIMPAVVLGTGLTASIARMTRSSMLEIINEDYITTAKAKGLSAKEILWGHAIGNAMIPIITVIGLLFGGMLGGAAVTEKVFNISGIGSYIVDKQFIPDIPSILGGVIYVAITISLVNVIIDILYAFFDPRIRSKMKQY from the coding sequence ATGGGACTACCGGTTACCTTCATTGCACTTGCTGTTTATTGGAAAAAAAGAAAAAATGATTCATATGATAGGGTGCTCCAAGAAGTAAGAAATGAATGGTTGCTTAACGGCTATAGAGATCAATTACAGGAAGTTATGACACAACAGTTTCACACAAAACAGGCTTTTTTCAATCAACATGTATCAGAAGAAAAAGCGCAACAAACGATTAAAAAATGGACAGAAGAAGAATTTAATCGTGCAGTTTTCATAGAAGCAGAGGCGCGGTTGGCTAGCGAGGGAGACAAGAGAGTAACATTTACAGAAACCTTTCAACAGCTCTTATCCAATCCGTTTTTTTTGCTAGTAACCTTTATTCCTGGTTTACCAATGTACATATTAATTTTTTTGGTAAGTAACCCCTACGTAAAATATACAGTTGAGCGACTCGTTATGAGTTTGTTTGTTATTTTTGGTGTATCTGTTCTTGTATTTACACTTCTATTTTTATCGCCGTTTAACCCGGCTGCCAATATTCTTGGAGAAACAGCCACAAAAGAACAAATTGCAGCATTCAACCATTTGTATGGGTTGGATCAATCGTATTTGAGTCAGTTATGGAGTACGGTAAAGGGAATTGCGACATTTGACTTAGGTCTGTCATTCGCAGGAAATGAGGATGTTACAGCCAGTATTGCAAAGAAATTTCCGATTACACTTACACTAGCGATTGTATCTTTAGTAATGGCGGTACTGATTGCCATACCAATTGGAATTCTTGCTGCGACAAGACCAAACTCATTTTTTGATTACGCGTTTATGTTTGTGGCTTTACTCGGATTGTCTATCCCGAACTTTTGGCAAGGGCTGATCTTTATCTTAAATTTCTCCATTAAGTTGCAGTGGTTACCTGCTACATTCGATCCGGAAAATTGGTTGTCTGTTATCATGCCAGCAGTTGTATTGGGAACTGGATTAACAGCCTCCATTGCTCGTATGACAAGGTCGTCTATGCTGGAAATTATTAATGAAGATTACATCACAACAGCAAAAGCAAAGGGCTTAAGCGCAAAGGAAATTTTATGGGGGCATGCTATCGGCAATGCCATGATTCCCATTATAACAGTGATTGGTTTATTGTTTGGGGGCATGCTCGGAGGAGCTGCTGTTACGGAAAAAGTATTTAATATTAGCGGAATTGGAAGTTATATTGTCGATAAACAGTTTATTCCAGATATTCCGAGTATCCTTGGTGGTGTCATTTATGTAGCCATCACAATTTCTCTGGTCAACGTAATCATTGATATATTGTACGCATTTTTTGATCCGCGAATCCGCTCAAAGATGAAACAATATTAA
- a CDS encoding nucleotidyltransferase substrate binding protein, whose amino-acid sequence MKEKLLYKLQNYEKAVKRLQEAAALPLEQSIIVDGIIQRFEFTYELAWKLMKSFLEYEGIVGISSPRAVFKEAYSTGMIQNAEAWLSMITDRNMTSHTYDEKMARLVCQRIISQHIQVLLQFLHSLHEKVRTL is encoded by the coding sequence ATGAAGGAAAAACTGTTGTACAAATTACAAAATTATGAAAAAGCAGTCAAACGATTACAAGAAGCTGCCGCTTTACCGCTCGAGCAATCTATTATAGTAGATGGCATTATTCAGCGATTCGAATTTACATATGAGCTTGCTTGGAAACTCATGAAATCTTTTTTGGAATATGAAGGTATTGTGGGAATCAGTTCGCCTCGAGCTGTGTTTAAAGAAGCCTATAGTACAGGAATGATTCAAAATGCTGAAGCCTGGCTCAGTATGATTACCGATAGAAATATGACATCCCATACATATGATGAAAAAATGGCTCGGCTTGTTTGTCAGCGAATTATCTCACAGCATATACAAGTGCTTCTCCAGTTTCTTCATAGTTTACATGAAAAGGTGCGTACACTATGA
- a CDS encoding nucleotidyltransferase domain-containing protein, which produces MMDKVVAQIVSILDAYKGIEEVYLFGSRAAGTASERSDYDIAIRTNGLSDIEFNLLVLHVQEEVWTLCKIDMLHLNNVDNPELLANVYKGVCLLKV; this is translated from the coding sequence ATGATGGATAAAGTGGTTGCACAGATTGTATCTATCCTAGACGCTTACAAAGGAATAGAGGAAGTGTACTTATTTGGTTCACGCGCAGCTGGTACAGCTAGTGAGCGTTCCGATTATGACATCGCCATTCGGACGAACGGGTTGTCAGACATCGAATTTAATTTGTTGGTTTTACATGTGCAGGAGGAAGTATGGACGCTATGCAAAATTGATATGTTACATTTGAATAACGTTGACAACCCAGAGCTTCTTGCGAATGTGTATAAAGGTGTTTGTTTGTTGAAGGTATAA
- a CDS encoding ABC transporter ATP-binding protein, giving the protein MEPILEVKDLHVSFQLQKQEYQAVRGVSFEVKKGEILGIVGESGSGKSVTARSIMRLLPSPPAFVKQGEILFKGENLADKTEKEMEYIRGRDISMIFQDPMTSLNPTIRVGKQIAESLIKHQNLSKQEAKGQTIEMLQLVGIHDSEIRYNQYPHEFSGGMRQRAMIALALACNPALLIADEPTTALDVTVQAQILRLMKNMQTRFDTSIILITHDFGVVAGMCDRVAVMKDGEIVEYGTTEEVFTAPKHPYTKRLLHALPRLHEPKKPKQHLQIKTAEQTQPLIEVKSLKQYFDLGKGQIIKAVDDISFYIREGETLGIVGESGSGKSTTGRAILQLHTPTAGDVYYKGISMNRLSKKEMQIMRRHMQMIFQDPYSSLNPRFKVLDIIGEVLDIHGLAGGKLERTKKVETLLDMVGLSPSHAMRYPHEFSGGQRQRIGIARALAVEPKFLVCDEPLSALDVSIQAQVVTLLEELQQRLGLTYLFIAHDLSMVKHISDRVAVMYGGKIVEIAESEELYSNPQHDYTKALLKAIPIPDPTIKLKNEPVIHEESKQTYDLHNSKLVEVSNGHWVAVPQ; this is encoded by the coding sequence TTGGAACCCATATTAGAAGTGAAAGACTTACATGTATCTTTTCAATTGCAAAAACAAGAGTATCAAGCAGTTCGAGGTGTGAGCTTTGAAGTAAAAAAAGGCGAGATACTCGGGATAGTAGGGGAATCCGGTAGTGGCAAAAGTGTCACAGCTCGCTCTATTATGCGCCTGTTGCCATCACCTCCTGCATTTGTGAAGCAAGGAGAAATTCTTTTTAAAGGAGAGAATCTCGCCGATAAAACGGAAAAAGAAATGGAATATATACGCGGGCGCGATATTAGTATGATTTTTCAGGATCCAATGACATCTTTAAATCCTACCATTCGCGTCGGAAAACAAATTGCCGAATCCTTAATTAAGCATCAAAACCTCTCCAAACAGGAAGCGAAAGGCCAAACCATTGAAATGCTTCAGCTCGTTGGTATTCATGATAGCGAAATCCGCTACAATCAATATCCACATGAATTTTCCGGCGGAATGAGACAACGCGCAATGATTGCACTTGCACTTGCCTGTAACCCAGCCCTGTTAATCGCAGATGAGCCAACAACCGCATTGGATGTGACTGTGCAGGCACAAATTTTGCGCTTAATGAAAAATATGCAAACACGTTTTGATACCTCCATCATACTTATTACCCATGATTTTGGTGTTGTTGCAGGCATGTGTGATCGTGTGGCCGTCATGAAGGATGGAGAGATTGTTGAATATGGCACAACAGAAGAGGTGTTTACAGCGCCTAAACATCCATACACAAAAAGGTTACTACATGCACTGCCTCGTTTACATGAACCAAAAAAACCAAAGCAGCACCTGCAAATAAAAACAGCTGAACAAACGCAACCTTTAATTGAAGTTAAATCGCTAAAGCAATATTTTGATTTAGGAAAAGGGCAAATCATAAAAGCCGTAGATGATATAAGCTTTTATATTCGTGAAGGGGAAACATTGGGCATTGTTGGTGAATCAGGCTCAGGAAAATCAACGACAGGACGCGCCATTCTGCAATTACATACGCCCACCGCTGGAGATGTATATTACAAAGGTATTTCCATGAACCGTTTGTCAAAAAAAGAAATGCAAATCATGCGACGCCATATGCAAATGATTTTCCAAGACCCATATTCCTCCTTAAACCCGCGCTTTAAAGTGCTCGATATTATTGGAGAAGTTCTAGATATCCATGGTTTGGCAGGAGGAAAATTGGAAAGAACAAAAAAGGTAGAAACACTGTTAGATATGGTAGGGTTAAGCCCCTCTCATGCGATGCGTTATCCCCATGAGTTTTCCGGTGGACAAAGACAGCGTATTGGGATTGCACGTGCATTAGCAGTAGAGCCTAAATTTTTGGTGTGTGACGAACCGCTTTCAGCTCTAGATGTATCTATTCAAGCTCAAGTTGTCACATTACTGGAAGAACTGCAACAGCGACTTGGCCTTACCTACCTATTCATTGCTCATGATTTATCTATGGTCAAACATATTAGCGATAGAGTAGCGGTTATGTATGGGGGGAAAATCGTTGAAATTGCCGAAAGTGAAGAGTTATATAGCAATCCACAACACGATTATACAAAAGCATTGTTAAAAGCCATACCTATTCCTGACCCTACTATTAAACTTAAAAACGAACCAGTAATACATGAGGAAAGTAAACAAACTTATGATTTACATAATAGTAAATTAGTAGAGGTTTCTAACGGTCATTGGGTCGCAGTACCGCAATAA
- a CDS encoding metallophosphoesterase encodes MLKYVSELIDKKEGEVLRFAVITDIHGNAPALRAVLHEIDRMRDIEHIYCLGDMIAIGPDTNEVLDMLFARHDVTMVTGNHDEAVLALVKGEMYPQSHAQTREHHQWIAERLNPMFISKLAALPRTMQQEIQGHRFLFLHYQLAKPDAPISDDPFSPIVEPTLANMRQLFANCEADCICFGHHHPVHDFRSTSPMYINPGALGCGGVAPYAIVTVGATIEVELCAAIYEKKYFLASYERLEVPDRAFILRVFHQVN; translated from the coding sequence ATGTTGAAATATGTAAGTGAATTGATTGATAAAAAAGAAGGTGAAGTCTTGCGATTTGCAGTCATTACAGACATTCACGGCAACGCACCTGCCTTGCGTGCCGTTTTACATGAGATTGATAGGATGAGAGATATTGAGCATATATATTGCTTAGGTGATATGATTGCGATTGGGCCTGATACGAATGAAGTGCTGGACATGTTGTTTGCGCGACATGATGTGACGATGGTGACCGGCAACCATGATGAAGCCGTATTGGCACTTGTAAAAGGAGAGATGTACCCTCAAAGTCATGCGCAGACGAGAGAGCATCATCAGTGGATTGCAGAGCGGCTGAATCCGATGTTCATTTCCAAGCTAGCCGCTTTACCGCGCACAATGCAGCAGGAGATACAGGGGCATCGTTTTTTATTTCTACACTATCAGCTCGCGAAACCGGATGCACCCATTAGCGACGATCCGTTCAGTCCCATTGTCGAGCCTACGCTCGCAAACATGCGGCAGCTCTTTGCTAATTGCGAGGCCGATTGCATCTGTTTTGGTCATCATCATCCTGTACATGATTTTCGAAGCACAAGTCCGATGTACATCAATCCAGGTGCGCTCGGCTGCGGCGGGGTCGCGCCCTATGCAATTGTGACCGTCGGAGCTACGATTGAAGTAGAGCTATGCGCTGCGATATATGAGAAAAAGTACTTTTTGGCATCGTATGAACGATTAGAAGTGCCAGACCGGGCATTTATTTTGCGGGTGTTTCATCAAGTCAACTAA